The Desulfurobacterium indicum genome contains the following window.
TTGAGGTTGAAAAACAGAAGCTTATAAAGACAATTGCTTCATTAACACCCCTTTCAAGGCCTAAGCCAGAAGAAAAAGTGGTTATTGTAAATGGCAACCCGTTATCTCAAAACACAACAGCTGTTTCCGGGAAAAAGACTCAGCAGTCCCAGGAGCAGAAAGAAACAAAACCTGAAGAAAAACCTTCAGTAAAAGAGAGAAAGCAAGTTCAGGTTTCAAAGCCAGAATCCAAACCATCAGTTAAACCATCCACTAAGAAAAAGGTTCAAAAGGTTAAGAAAGATTACTACATTCAGGTTGGAATATTCAGTAAGCGCGCCAATGCCGAAAAAGTTGTTAGAAAGCTTAAAAAAGCAGGTATTCCTTCTCACCTTTCAAAGTGGAAAAATTACTATCGTGTAACAGTCGGTATGTTTACGGAAAAGGAAGCTAAACAGGTTTTAGTGAAGCTCAAGAAGATGAAATTATCAGGAATCATAAAAAAGAGGAGGTAACAACTTGATCGATACTCATGCACATCTGCATTTCCCCCAATTTGACAAAGATAGAGAAGAAGTTATAAAAGAGTGTGAACAGAAGCTTGCTGCGGTAGTTACCGTAGGTTGCAACATCGATGACAGCATCAATGCTGTTAATCTTGCCCGCAAACATCATTTTATCTATGCTTCAGCAGGCATTCATCCCCATGATGCGTCTAACTATTCTTTGGATATTAAAGATAAACTCAGAGAAATTCTCTCCGATGATAAAGTAGTGGCTGTTGGTGAAGCTGGACTTGATTTTTACAGGAATCTTTCGCCTAAAGAAAAACAAGAAGAGATATTCAGATTACAGATAGAGCTTTCAAGAGAAATCGGAAAACCCATCATTATCCATACAAGAGAAGCTTCCCATGAAATGTCAGAATTTATCAAGAAAGAGATGGAAGGCGTTAAGGGAATAATTCACTGCTTTAACGGAGACACTGAGCTTTTAGAAACCGCTTTGAAAAACGGTTTTTTCATCTCTTATGCAGGCCCTGTAACCTATCCTAAAAACGAAGCTTTAAGAGAAACATTGAAAAAAGTTCCGTCTTCCCGGTTGCTTGTGGAAACGGATTCTCCTTATCTATCTCCTCAAAAGAAAAGAGGGAAAAGAAATCAACCGACATATGTAGCTTATACTGTAAAGACAATTGCCGATTATTTAGACTTGAATTTTACCGATGTTGACAGGATAACAACGGTAAATGCCAAGAGAATTTTCGGCCTTCCGATGACAAAAGAAGAATCTGAGCCAAAGCTGGTTTATAAAGTAAGAAATAACCTCTACATTAACCTGACAACTAAATGTCCGTGTAATTGCGTTTTCTGCTTTAGAGGAAAGGAAAATTACGTTCTTGGTTACAATCTGAAACTTGATAGAGAGCCAATTGCAGAAGAATACATGTATCGTATTAAGAATCCCGGTATATATGATGAGATTGTTTTCTGCGGTTACGGTGAACCGTTTGAAAGGTTTGATACCCTTATTAAAGTTGCGAAATGGGCTAAAAAGATGGGAGCTAAAAAAATAAGAGTGAACACTAACGGTCTTGTCTATCTGATAACTGGCAGGGAAAACGTTTTAGACGAGTTTAAAGCTGTTGTTGATACTTTTAACGTCAGTTTAAACGCCTCCAATCCTGAAGAATATTACAAGGTTGTTCGTCCTTCTTTTGGAAATGGAAGCTTTGAAAGTGTGATAAAATTTATTATTGATGCAAAAGAAAAAGGTTTTAATGTTATTATATCCGCAGTAAACATTGAAGGCTTCAACAAAGAGGCTTTCAAATCATTGGCCAGAAAACTTGACGTAGATTACAGAATAAGAGAGCAAAAGATAGTGTAGTTCCAGAAGAAAAGGAGGGTAAAAATGGCAGCAATTGTGAGATTTGGTATTTCGATTGATGGTAAGCTTCTCGAAAAATTTGATGAGTATATAGAAAAAAAAGGATATGTCAGTCGTTCGGAAGCTGTTAGAGACCTTATCAGGAATGCTCTTATTGAAGAATCAGTCGGAGAAGATAAAGAGGTATTTGGCACGATTACAATAGTTTTCGATCATCATCAGAAGGAGCTGGAAGATAAACTTACAGATATTGAACATAAACATTTAGAAAACATTATCTCCTCTCTCCATGTTCATATTGATCATCACCACTGCATGGAAACGATTGTTGTAAAAGGAAAGGCAAGTGAAATAAGAGAACTTGCAGATAGAATTATAAGTCAAAAAGGTGTTAAACATGGCAAA
Protein-coding sequences here:
- a CDS encoding SPOR domain-containing protein, which encodes MESNKKLYYVLMAGAVVLLMVSYGVGFMVGKNYGYNNAKKEFEVEKQKLIKTIASLTPLSRPKPEEKVVIVNGNPLSQNTTAVSGKKTQQSQEQKETKPEEKPSVKERKQVQVSKPESKPSVKPSTKKKVQKVKKDYYIQVGIFSKRANAEKVVRKLKKAGIPSHLSKWKNYYRVTVGMFTEKEAKQVLVKLKKMKLSGIIKKRR
- a CDS encoding TatD family hydrolase produces the protein MIDTHAHLHFPQFDKDREEVIKECEQKLAAVVTVGCNIDDSINAVNLARKHHFIYASAGIHPHDASNYSLDIKDKLREILSDDKVVAVGEAGLDFYRNLSPKEKQEEIFRLQIELSREIGKPIIIHTREASHEMSEFIKKEMEGVKGIIHCFNGDTELLETALKNGFFISYAGPVTYPKNEALRETLKKVPSSRLLVETDSPYLSPQKKRGKRNQPTYVAYTVKTIADYLDLNFTDVDRITTVNAKRIFGLPMTKEESEPKLVYKVRNNLYINLTTKCPCNCVFCFRGKENYVLGYNLKLDREPIAEEYMYRIKNPGIYDEIVFCGYGEPFERFDTLIKVAKWAKKMGAKKIRVNTNGLVYLITGRENVLDEFKAVVDTFNVSLNASNPEEYYKVVRPSFGNGSFESVIKFIIDAKEKGFNVIISAVNIEGFNKEAFKSLARKLDVDYRIREQKIV
- the nikR gene encoding nickel-responsive transcriptional regulator NikR, which translates into the protein MAAIVRFGISIDGKLLEKFDEYIEKKGYVSRSEAVRDLIRNALIEESVGEDKEVFGTITIVFDHHQKELEDKLTDIEHKHLENIISSLHVHIDHHHCMETIVVKGKASEIRELADRIISQKGVKHGKLVVTGIEP